A region from the Triticum urartu cultivar G1812 chromosome 1, Tu2.1, whole genome shotgun sequence genome encodes:
- the LOC125532943 gene encoding uncharacterized protein LOC125532943 — protein MSLRRLLGLSAAVSGRLSRSFSTSTAASSRPPWILVDQLSVATGSAAPGASVRIVEPPRFSSITVPALQVDTSAGPDPDSDVAQLLVGRVCSASADGLLLIVIYDLRATAPILAKQGANHVRQLTGLVRGHTPDTTRFLCNPLTGQLTRLPAIDVGPRRLVCGPHMGVLTQAGRGHGDGPPDRVAVAELQGNRMLRFLSDTGEWDVAVTTPCQLPGVRRFHSETGRRFDQEAFAFGDRLWWADLSWGAISADPFSDRPEPRFVELPRGSVMPARPGPAPGWLDLEGFEALSKDAPAVGRYRRMGVSEGRLRYAEVWSREPFVLSSFTLDDEGSGWTLEHRVVLSRLWADGDHPWLPLPEKTTPQIVALDPLNGNVIYLKVGRHSIGVDMSKEEVIRSFLDRGAGCIPCVLPPWLESSRNSAAGNRYIASIAIKFTYYVHLLCNAPIYIYMCLDAFPLSCFASHRIDQCVETRTKSSYLY, from the coding sequence ATGTCGCTCCGGCGCCTCTTGGGCCTTTCCGCCGCCGTGTCCGGCCGCCTAAGCCGCTCCTTCTCCACCTCCACGGCCGCCTCCTCCCGCCCTCCCTGGATCTTGGTCGACCAGCTGTCAGTGGCCACCGGGTCGGCAGCACCGGGCGCGTCCGTGCGCATCGTCGAGCCCCCGCGCTTCTCCAGCATCACCGTCCCGGCGCTCCAGGTCGACACCAGCGCCGGCCCCGACCCCGACAGCGACGTCGCGCAACTCCTCGTCGGCCGCGTGTGCTCCGCCAGCGCCGACGGCCTCCTCCTTATCGTCATCTACGATCTCCGCGCCACGGCTCCCATCCTCGCCAAGCAGGGCGCCAATCATGTCCGCCAGCTGACCGGCCTCGTCCgcgggcacaccccggacaccaCGCGCTTCCTCTGCAACCCTCTCACCGGCCAACTGACCCGCCTCCCGGCCATCGACGTCGGCCCGAGGCGGCTCGTGTGCGGCCCTCACATGGGCGTCCTCACCCAAGCCGGTCGCGGGCACGGAGACGGACCTCCCGACAGGGTCGCCGTCGCCGAGCTGCAGGGGAACAGGATGCTCCGCTTTCTCTCGGACACGGGCGAGTGGGACGTCGCGGTCACCACGCCGTGCCAACTCCCGGGCGTCCGGCGGTTTCACTCGGAGACGGGCAGGAGGTTCGACCAAGAGGCGTTCGCCTTCGGCGACCGGCTGTGGTGGGCTGACCTGAGCTGGGGCGCCATCTCGGCCGACCCGTTCAGCGACCGGCCGGAGCCCCGCTTCGTGGAGCTGCCGAGGGGCAGCGTGATGCCCGCACGCCCAGGGCCGGCGCCAGGGTGGCTTGACCTGGAGGGTTTTGAGGCCCTGTCCAAAGACGCGCCGGCAGTGGGCAGGTACCGGCGCATGGGGGTCAGCGAGGGAAGGCTGCGCTACGCCGAGGTGTGGAGCCGGGAGCCGTTCGTGCTCAGCTCCTTCACGCTCGACGACGAGGGCAGCGgctggacgctggagcaccgcgTGGTGCTCAGCCGGCTCTGGGCGGATGGAGACCACCCATGGCTGCCCTTGCCGGAGAAGACGACGCCACAAATTGTCGCTCTTGACCCACTGAACGGCAATGTCATCTACCTGAAGGTCGGCAGGCACAGCATCGGCGTGGACATGAGCAAGGAGGAGGTGATTCGGAGCTTTCTGGACAGAGGAGCCGGGTGCATACCATGCGTGCTTCCACCGTGGCTTGAATCCAGCCGGAACTCTGCCGCAGGTAATCGCTACATTGCTTCAATTGCTATTAAGTTCACATATTATGTGCACCTATTATGCAATGCACCCATATACATTTACATGTGCCTAGATGCATTTCCATTAAGTTGTTTTGCAAGTCATCGAATTGATCAGTGTGTGGAAACTCGGACAAAGTCATCCTATTTATATTAA